A genomic window from Streptomyces sp. HUAS YS2 includes:
- a CDS encoding MFS transporter, with amino-acid sequence MTSSMSPDALAGRRAWTALGVLMLPLLLVSMDVSILYFAIPSISADLRPGATAQLWILDMYGFVLAGLLITMGALGDRIGRRRLLLFGAALFGAASPAAAYATSPGTLIAARALLGVAGACLMPSTLALIRVLFADPAQRAKAVTVWTAVMASGISLGPVLSGALLEHFWWGSVFLVNLPAMALLLLLGPILLPESKVPVRGPFDFVSSLLSLAALLPVIHGIKELAQDGWAPAPALGIVAGLLIGGLFVHRQTRLAHPMVDLALVRQRTYGGAVLVNLMAMAATVGFAVFITQYLQSVLGKSPFESALWSLVPSGGVMVAAPVCAALAQRIDRAYVMGGGCLVSAAGFGWLALTDTSTPFWAVLTASAVYAGGLVGAMTLANELALGAAPPERAGSAAAVLESGQELGGALGMAILGSLGTAVYAAAMPDAAPAAARDTLGGAVATAARLPADAAAALMREAREAFVSGLGAAGAGAAATMLLAAGLALWLLRGAPRDQAAEAAPAAPRASQDASVLARF; translated from the coding sequence ATGACCTCTTCGATGTCGCCCGACGCACTCGCCGGACGCCGCGCCTGGACGGCGCTCGGCGTCCTGATGCTGCCCCTGCTCCTCGTCTCGATGGACGTGTCCATCCTCTACTTCGCCATCCCGTCCATCAGCGCGGACCTGCGCCCCGGCGCCACCGCCCAGCTGTGGATCCTCGACATGTACGGCTTCGTCCTGGCCGGACTCCTCATCACCATGGGCGCGCTCGGCGACCGCATCGGCCGCCGCCGGCTGCTGCTGTTCGGCGCGGCGCTCTTCGGCGCGGCCTCGCCGGCCGCCGCTTACGCGACCAGCCCAGGCACCCTCATCGCGGCCCGCGCGCTGCTCGGCGTGGCCGGCGCCTGCCTGATGCCGTCGACGCTGGCGCTCATCCGGGTCCTGTTCGCGGACCCCGCGCAGCGGGCCAAGGCGGTCACCGTCTGGACGGCAGTCATGGCCAGCGGCATCTCGCTCGGCCCGGTCCTCAGCGGCGCGCTGCTCGAACACTTCTGGTGGGGCTCGGTCTTCCTCGTCAACCTGCCCGCGATGGCGCTGCTGCTGCTCCTCGGGCCGATCCTGCTGCCCGAGTCCAAGGTCCCCGTGCGCGGCCCGTTCGACTTCGTCAGCAGCCTGCTCTCGCTCGCCGCGCTGCTTCCCGTCATCCACGGGATCAAGGAACTCGCCCAGGACGGCTGGGCGCCGGCGCCCGCGCTCGGCATCGTGGCCGGACTGCTGATCGGCGGCCTGTTCGTGCACCGCCAGACCCGCCTCGCGCACCCGATGGTCGACCTGGCGCTCGTCCGGCAGCGCACGTACGGCGGCGCGGTGCTGGTGAACCTGATGGCGATGGCCGCCACCGTCGGCTTCGCCGTGTTCATCACCCAGTACCTGCAGTCCGTGCTCGGCAAGAGCCCCTTCGAGTCCGCGCTGTGGAGCCTCGTGCCGTCCGGTGGCGTCATGGTCGCCGCGCCCGTCTGTGCGGCGCTCGCGCAGCGGATCGACCGGGCGTACGTGATGGGCGGCGGCTGCCTGGTGTCCGCGGCCGGCTTCGGCTGGCTCGCCCTCACCGACACCTCGACGCCCTTCTGGGCGGTGCTCACCGCGAGCGCGGTGTACGCGGGCGGCCTGGTCGGCGCGATGACCCTGGCCAACGAGCTCGCCCTCGGCGCGGCCCCGCCGGAGCGGGCCGGCTCGGCGGCGGCGGTGCTCGAATCCGGCCAGGAGCTGGGCGGCGCGCTCGGCATGGCGATCCTCGGCTCCCTCGGCACCGCCGTCTACGCCGCCGCGATGCCCGACGCCGCCCCCGCCGCGGCCCGCGACACCCTCGGTGGCGCGGTCGCCACGGCCGCGCGGCTACCGGCGGACGCGGCGGCGGCCCTGATGCGGGAGGCCCGCGAGGCCTTCGTCTCGGGCCTCGGCGCGGCCGGCGCGGGCGCCGCGGCCACGATGCTCCTGGCCGCCGGCCTCGCCCTGTGGCTCCTCCGCGGCGCCCCGCGCGACCAGGCGGCCGAGGCCGCGCCGGCCGCGCCCCGCGCGTCCCAGGACGCGTCCGTCCTGGCGCGGTTCTGA
- a CDS encoding TetR/AcrR family transcriptional regulator C-terminal domain-containing protein, translating into MADRPPYLVIASAIRARIASGELAPGDRVPSTRALTREWGVAMATATKALATLRQEGLVRPEPGVGTVVVRQSAHGSGPAASALSRERIVRAALDIAIAEGLPGLTMRRVATALSTSTMALYRHVPGKGELVRLMTDVACGEVPLGPVPADWRTGLERAAHWLRDVYTRHRWMAQAMASFTRPIASPNAMAYTEWVLKVLRGTRLGPGDKLHVHLMIFAFVQGIAMAADLEEQAKQDSGISDDEWMSQNESRFDAIAGPGDLPLLHTLAAEGDFELDLDSLFAFGLRRTLDGIAALIDETSA; encoded by the coding sequence GTGGCCGATCGACCGCCCTACCTCGTCATCGCCTCGGCGATCCGCGCCCGGATCGCGTCCGGCGAACTCGCGCCGGGCGACCGGGTGCCGTCCACCCGCGCGCTCACCCGGGAGTGGGGGGTGGCGATGGCGACCGCCACGAAGGCGCTGGCGACGCTCCGTCAGGAGGGTCTGGTGCGGCCGGAGCCGGGCGTCGGGACGGTGGTCGTACGGCAGTCCGCGCACGGGTCCGGGCCGGCCGCGTCGGCGCTGAGCCGGGAGCGGATCGTGCGGGCGGCGCTGGACATCGCGATCGCGGAGGGGCTGCCGGGGCTGACGATGCGCCGGGTGGCGACGGCCCTGTCGACGTCGACGATGGCGCTGTACCGGCATGTTCCGGGCAAGGGCGAGCTGGTCCGGCTGATGACGGACGTGGCCTGCGGCGAGGTGCCGTTGGGGCCGGTGCCGGCGGACTGGCGGACCGGACTCGAACGGGCCGCGCACTGGCTGCGGGACGTGTACACGCGGCACCGCTGGATGGCGCAGGCGATGGCCTCGTTCACCCGGCCGATCGCCTCGCCGAACGCGATGGCGTACACGGAGTGGGTGCTGAAGGTGCTCCGGGGCACCCGGCTCGGCCCCGGCGACAAGCTCCACGTGCACCTGATGATCTTCGCCTTCGTCCAGGGCATCGCCATGGCGGCGGACCTGGAGGAGCAGGCGAAACAGGACAGCGGTATCTCCGACGACGAGTGGATGTCGCAGAACGAGTCTCGCTTCGACGCGATCGCGGGGCCGGGCGACCTTCCGCTGCTGCACACCCTCGCGGCGGAGGGGGACTTCGAGCTCGACCTGGACTCCCTCTTCGCGTTCGGGCTCCGGCGAACGCTGGACGGCATCGCCGCGTTGATCGACGAAACGTCCGCTTAA
- a CDS encoding M4 family metallopeptidase, whose translation MRSTPSRRATATGALIAAAAMIAAGFQGSASADTAGFSAAPKAQAAGKANPGKLPADLSPAERTALIKAADADKANTAKALGLGAQEKLVVRDVVKDRDGTTHTRYERTFAGLPVLGGDLIVAESKAGATQSVRKASRAELKNVDMSADVAPAAAEKQALSAAKSEGSKSTAAQRAPRKVVWMAQGSPVLAYETVVGGLQHDGTPNELHVVTDASTGAKLYEWQAIETGTGNTMYSGQVTLGTAPSYTLTDTGRGNHKTYNLNGGTSGTGTLFSNTTDVWGNGLPSNKETAGADAHYGAALTWDYYKNVHGRTGIRGDGVGAYSRVHYGNAYVNAFWSDSCFCMTYGDGSGNSKPLTSIDVAAHEMTHGVTSNTAGLVYSGESGGLNEATSDIFAAAVEFYANNAQDKGDYLVGEKIDIRGNGTPLRYMDKPSKDGSSKDSWYSGIGSIDVHYSSGPANHWYYLLSEGSGAKTVNGVNYDSPTSDGLPVTGIGRDKASLIWFKALTTKFNSNTNYAGARTGTVAAATELYGAGSAEVTAVENAWAGINVGSRPGGGNPGGKVFENTADVAIPDSPGAAVTSSVTVSGVTGNAPSNLSVGVDIVHTYIGDLVVDLIAPDGSVYNLHNRSGGSADNINQTYTVNASSEVANGVWKLRVQDKAGIDTGYINSFKLTFP comes from the coding sequence GTGAGATCCACGCCCAGCCGTCGCGCCACCGCGACGGGCGCTCTGATCGCCGCCGCGGCCATGATCGCCGCCGGCTTCCAGGGTTCCGCCTCCGCCGACACCGCCGGTTTCTCCGCGGCGCCGAAGGCGCAGGCCGCCGGGAAGGCCAACCCCGGCAAGCTGCCCGCCGACCTCTCCCCCGCCGAGCGCACCGCCCTGATCAAGGCGGCCGACGCGGACAAGGCGAACACCGCCAAGGCCCTCGGCCTCGGCGCCCAGGAGAAGCTGGTCGTCCGTGACGTCGTCAAGGACCGCGACGGCACCACCCACACGCGCTACGAGCGCACCTTCGCCGGACTCCCCGTCCTCGGCGGCGACCTGATCGTCGCCGAGAGCAAGGCCGGGGCCACCCAGTCCGTCCGCAAGGCCTCCCGCGCGGAGCTGAAGAACGTCGACATGAGCGCGGACGTCGCCCCGGCGGCGGCCGAGAAGCAGGCGCTCTCCGCGGCGAAGAGCGAGGGCTCGAAGTCGACCGCCGCCCAGCGCGCCCCGCGCAAGGTCGTCTGGATGGCCCAGGGTTCGCCCGTCCTCGCGTACGAGACCGTCGTGGGCGGCCTCCAGCACGACGGCACCCCGAACGAGCTGCACGTCGTCACCGACGCGTCCACCGGCGCGAAGCTGTACGAGTGGCAGGCCATCGAGACCGGTACCGGCAACACGATGTACAGCGGCCAGGTGACGCTGGGCACCGCGCCGTCGTACACGCTGACCGACACCGGCCGCGGCAACCACAAGACGTACAACCTCAACGGCGGCACGAGCGGCACCGGCACGCTGTTCTCCAACACCACCGACGTGTGGGGCAACGGCCTGCCCTCCAACAAGGAGACGGCCGGCGCGGACGCCCACTACGGTGCGGCGCTCACCTGGGACTACTACAAGAACGTGCACGGCCGCACCGGTATCCGCGGTGACGGTGTCGGCGCGTACTCCCGGGTCCACTACGGCAACGCGTACGTCAACGCCTTCTGGTCGGACTCCTGCTTCTGCATGACGTACGGCGACGGCTCCGGCAACAGCAAGCCGCTGACGTCGATCGACGTCGCCGCGCACGAGATGACGCACGGCGTCACCTCCAACACGGCCGGCCTGGTCTACAGCGGCGAGTCCGGCGGCCTGAACGAGGCGACCTCCGACATCTTCGCGGCGGCCGTCGAGTTCTACGCCAACAACGCGCAGGACAAGGGCGACTACCTGGTCGGCGAGAAGATCGACATCCGGGGCAACGGCACGCCGCTGCGCTACATGGACAAGCCGAGCAAGGACGGCTCGTCCAAGGACTCGTGGTACTCGGGCATCGGCAGCATCGACGTCCACTACTCCTCGGGCCCGGCGAACCACTGGTACTACCTGCTCTCCGAGGGCAGCGGCGCGAAGACCGTCAACGGCGTGAACTACGACTCGCCGACCTCCGACGGGCTGCCCGTCACCGGCATCGGCCGGGACAAGGCCTCGCTGATCTGGTTCAAGGCGCTCACCACGAAGTTCAACTCGAACACCAACTACGCCGGCGCCCGCACGGGCACCGTCGCGGCGGCCACCGAGCTGTACGGCGCGGGCAGCGCCGAGGTGACCGCGGTGGAGAACGCCTGGGCCGGCATCAACGTGGGCTCCCGTCCGGGCGGCGGCAACCCCGGTGGCAAGGTCTTCGAGAACACCGCCGACGTGGCCATCCCGGACTCCCCCGGTGCCGCGGTGACCTCGTCCGTGACCGTCTCCGGCGTCACGGGCAACGCCCCGAGCAACCTCTCCGTCGGTGTGGACATCGTCCACACCTACATCGGTGACCTCGTCGTCGACCTGATCGCCCCCGACGGCTCGGTCTACAACCTGCACAACCGCTCCGGCGGCAGTGCCGACAACATCAACCAGACCTACACCGTGAACGCCTCCTCCGAGGTCGCCAACGGCGTCTGGAAGCTGCGGGTCCAGGACAAGGCCGGGATCGACACCGGCTACATCAACAGCTTCAAGCTGACCTTCCCGTAA
- the glgP gene encoding alpha-glucan family phosphorylase yields the protein MKAIRRFTVRPVLPDTLRPLAGLARNLRWSWHEPTRALFDSLAPEGLSGADPVRVLGALEAPRLAALAADREFLDRLGVAAEELDTYLSGPRWYQEQSGGRGPAAVAYFSPEFGVAAALPQYSGGLGILAGDHLKSASDLGVPLIGVGLLYRHGYFRQSLGRDGWQQEQYPVLDPGELPVALLREADGTPARIALALPGGRSLHAHIWVAQVGRVPLLMLDSDVEENAAGERSVTDRLYGGGSEHRLLQEMLLGIGGVRAVRTYTRLTGHPAPEVFHTNEGHAGFLGLERVRELQGEGLDFDSALETVRAGTVFTTHTPVPAGIDRFDRGLVARHFGEDGALPGVDTARILALGDETPLGGEPGVFNMAAMGLRLAQRANGVSTLHGAVSREMFAGLWPGFDADEVPITSITNGVHAPTWVAPETGRLGTDAGDRELWELRRTLRERLVGDVRDRLRASWRQRGAADAELGWTDSALDPDVLTIGFARRVPSYKRLTLMLRDKDRLRSLLLHPERPVQLVVAGKAHPADDGGKRLVQELVRFADDPRVRHRIVFLPDYGMEMARGLYPGCDVWLNNPLRPLEACGTSGMKAALNGCLNLSVLDGWWDEWYEPDFGWAIPTADGAAADDEDRRDDLEAAALYELIERRVAPRFYDRGADGVPAGWITMVRRTLSDLGPKVLADRMVRDYVERLYVPAAEARRALGPARARELAAWKAKVRATWPGVAVDHVETGDDLAECDAELGATPVVRVQVSLGGLSPDDVEVQAVTGRVDADDVLSHTRTVTLKPAGGPDLEGRQPYAGTLELDRTGPFGCTVRVLPAHALLAHPAELGLVALPAETTAEGAGVLLR from the coding sequence GTGAAGGCAATCCGTCGCTTTACCGTGCGCCCCGTCCTCCCCGACACCCTTCGACCCCTCGCCGGGCTCGCGCGCAATCTGCGCTGGTCCTGGCACGAACCCACGCGTGCGCTCTTCGACTCCCTCGCCCCCGAGGGCCTTTCGGGCGCCGATCCGGTCCGTGTGCTCGGTGCCCTGGAGGCGCCGCGGCTGGCCGCGCTCGCCGCCGACCGGGAGTTCCTGGACCGGCTCGGCGTCGCGGCCGAGGAGCTCGACACGTATCTGAGCGGGCCCCGCTGGTACCAGGAGCAGTCCGGCGGCCGCGGTCCGGCCGCGGTCGCCTACTTCTCGCCCGAGTTCGGCGTGGCCGCCGCCCTGCCGCAGTACTCGGGCGGCCTCGGCATCCTCGCCGGGGACCACCTCAAGTCCGCCAGCGACCTCGGTGTCCCGCTCATCGGCGTCGGGCTGCTCTACCGGCACGGCTACTTCCGGCAGTCCCTCGGCCGCGACGGCTGGCAGCAGGAGCAGTACCCCGTCCTGGATCCCGGCGAGCTGCCGGTCGCCCTGCTCCGCGAGGCCGACGGCACCCCCGCCCGGATCGCGCTCGCGCTGCCCGGCGGGCGGAGCCTGCACGCCCACATCTGGGTCGCCCAGGTCGGCCGCGTCCCGCTGCTCATGCTCGACTCCGACGTCGAGGAGAACGCGGCCGGCGAACGGAGCGTCACCGACCGGCTGTACGGGGGCGGCAGCGAGCACCGGCTCCTCCAGGAGATGCTCCTCGGCATCGGCGGCGTCCGCGCCGTCCGCACGTACACCCGGCTCACCGGCCACCCCGCGCCCGAGGTCTTCCACACCAACGAGGGCCACGCCGGCTTCCTCGGACTCGAACGCGTCCGCGAACTCCAGGGCGAGGGGCTGGACTTCGACAGCGCCCTGGAGACCGTCCGGGCCGGGACCGTCTTCACCACCCACACCCCCGTCCCGGCCGGCATCGACCGCTTCGACCGGGGCCTGGTCGCCCGCCACTTCGGCGAGGACGGCGCGCTGCCCGGCGTCGACACCGCCCGGATCCTCGCCCTCGGTGACGAGACCCCGCTCGGCGGCGAACCCGGCGTCTTCAACATGGCCGCCATGGGCCTGCGGCTGGCGCAGCGCGCCAACGGCGTCTCCACCCTCCACGGCGCGGTCAGCCGGGAGATGTTCGCCGGACTCTGGCCGGGCTTCGACGCCGACGAGGTGCCGATCACCTCCATCACCAACGGCGTCCACGCCCCCACCTGGGTCGCCCCCGAGACCGGCCGGCTCGGCACCGACGCGGGCGACCGGGAGCTGTGGGAGCTCCGCCGCACCCTGCGCGAACGACTCGTCGGCGACGTACGGGACCGGCTGCGGGCCTCCTGGCGGCAACGCGGCGCCGCCGACGCCGAGCTGGGCTGGACCGACTCCGCCCTCGACCCCGACGTGCTCACCATCGGCTTCGCCCGCCGCGTCCCCTCGTACAAGCGGCTCACCCTCATGCTCCGCGACAAGGACCGGCTGCGGTCGCTCCTGCTCCACCCCGAGCGGCCGGTGCAGCTCGTGGTGGCCGGCAAGGCGCACCCCGCCGACGACGGCGGGAAGCGGCTCGTGCAGGAGCTGGTCCGCTTCGCCGACGACCCCCGGGTCCGGCACCGGATCGTCTTCCTGCCCGACTACGGCATGGAGATGGCCCGCGGGCTCTACCCCGGCTGCGACGTGTGGCTCAACAACCCGCTGCGCCCGCTGGAGGCCTGCGGCACCAGCGGAATGAAGGCCGCCCTCAACGGCTGCCTCAACCTCTCCGTCCTCGACGGCTGGTGGGACGAGTGGTACGAGCCCGACTTCGGCTGGGCCATCCCCACCGCCGACGGCGCCGCCGCCGACGACGAGGACCGCCGCGACGACCTGGAGGCCGCCGCGCTCTACGAGCTGATCGAGCGCCGGGTCGCCCCCCGCTTCTACGACCGGGGCGCCGACGGGGTGCCGGCCGGCTGGATCACGATGGTCCGCCGTACCCTCTCCGACCTGGGCCCGAAGGTGCTCGCCGACCGGATGGTCCGCGACTACGTGGAGCGGCTCTACGTCCCCGCCGCCGAGGCCCGCCGGGCCCTCGGCCCGGCCCGGGCGCGGGAGCTGGCCGCCTGGAAGGCGAAGGTCCGCGCGACCTGGCCCGGGGTGGCCGTGGACCACGTGGAGACCGGCGACGACCTCGCCGAGTGCGACGCCGAACTCGGCGCCACGCCCGTCGTCCGGGTCCAGGTCTCCCTCGGCGGGCTGAGCCCCGACGACGTCGAGGTGCAGGCCGTCACGGGCCGGGTCGACGCCGACGACGTGCTCTCCCACACCCGCACGGTCACCCTGAAGCCGGCCGGCGGGCCGGACCTGGAGGGCCGGCAGCCCTACGCCGGCACCCTGGAGCTGGACCGCACCGGCCCCTTCGGCTGCACGGTCCGCGTCCTGCCCGCCCACGCCCTGCTCGCCCACCCTGCCGAACTCGGCCTCGTCGCCCTCCCGGCGGAGACGACCGCCGAGGGCGCGGGCGTGCTGCTGCGCTAG
- a CDS encoding alpha-1,4-glucan--maltose-1-phosphate maltosyltransferase, which yields MIGRIPVLDVRPLVDCGRRPAKAVAGETLEVTATVFREGHDAVAANVALRDPSGRPGPWTPMRELAPGTDRWGAEITPDAEGRWSYAVEAWSDPVATWRHTARIKIPAGIDTELVLAEGAELHERAAKGVPKKGGGREAVLAAADALRDEKRPAAARLAAALAPQVTEALDRHPLRELVSSSPALPLLVERERALYGSWYEFFPRSEGARRVRGKLVSGTFRTAAERLPAVAAMGFDVVYLPPIHPIGVTHRKGPNNTLSAGPRDVGVPWAIGSHEGGHDAVHPDLGTLEDFDAFVARARELRLEIALDFALQCSPDHPWVDKHPDWFHRRADGSIAYAENPPKKYQDIYPIAFDRDMDGIVEETVRVLRHWMDHGVRIFRVDNPHTKPVVFWERVIAEINVADPDVIFLAEAFTRPAMMKTLGAVGFQQSYTYFTWRNTKSELTEYLTELSGESADFMRPNLFVNTPDILHAYLQKGGRPAFEVRAVLAATLSPTWGVYAGYELCENAPLRDGSEEYLDSEKYELRPRDWESAERSGASIAPLITTLNRIRRRQPALRRLRGLRFHDTDNDAVLAYSRHAGSNTVVVVANLDPHHTQEATVSLNMPELGLDWHETVPVRDELTGETYHWGRANYVRLEPGVTPAHVLTLRPSPQTGGSPTS from the coding sequence CTGATTGGTCGTATTCCCGTCCTCGACGTCCGACCGCTGGTCGACTGCGGACGCCGTCCCGCGAAGGCGGTGGCCGGCGAGACGCTCGAAGTGACCGCAACCGTCTTCCGCGAGGGCCATGACGCCGTCGCCGCCAACGTGGCGCTCCGGGACCCGTCCGGCCGGCCGGGCCCCTGGACCCCGATGCGCGAACTCGCCCCCGGAACGGACCGCTGGGGCGCCGAGATCACTCCGGACGCCGAGGGCCGCTGGTCGTACGCGGTCGAGGCCTGGAGCGACCCGGTCGCCACCTGGCGGCACACCGCCCGGATCAAGATCCCGGCCGGTATCGACACCGAACTGGTCCTGGCCGAGGGCGCCGAGCTGCACGAGCGCGCCGCGAAGGGCGTCCCGAAGAAGGGCGGCGGCCGCGAGGCGGTGCTGGCCGCCGCGGACGCGCTGCGCGACGAGAAGCGGCCCGCGGCGGCCCGCCTCGCGGCCGCCCTCGCACCGCAGGTGACCGAGGCCCTCGACCGCCACCCGCTGCGCGAACTGGTGAGCAGCTCCCCCGCGTTGCCACTGCTCGTGGAGCGCGAGCGGGCGCTGTACGGCTCGTGGTACGAGTTCTTCCCGCGCTCCGAGGGTGCCCGCCGGGTCCGCGGCAAGCTGGTCTCCGGCACCTTCCGCACCGCGGCCGAGCGGCTGCCCGCGGTGGCCGCGATGGGCTTCGACGTGGTCTACCTGCCGCCGATCCACCCGATCGGCGTGACGCACCGCAAGGGCCCCAACAACACGCTCTCCGCGGGCCCGAGGGACGTCGGCGTGCCGTGGGCGATCGGCTCCCACGAGGGCGGCCACGACGCCGTCCACCCGGACCTGGGGACCCTGGAGGACTTCGACGCGTTCGTGGCGCGCGCCCGCGAACTGCGCCTGGAGATCGCGCTGGACTTCGCCCTGCAGTGCTCGCCGGACCACCCGTGGGTGGACAAGCACCCGGACTGGTTCCACCGCCGCGCGGACGGCTCGATCGCGTACGCGGAGAACCCGCCGAAGAAGTACCAGGACATCTATCCGATTGCGTTCGACCGGGACATGGACGGCATCGTCGAGGAGACGGTGCGGGTGCTGCGGCACTGGATGGACCACGGCGTACGGATCTTCCGGGTGGACAACCCGCACACCAAGCCGGTGGTGTTCTGGGAGCGGGTCATCGCCGAGATCAACGTCGCCGACCCGGACGTGATCTTCCTGGCGGAGGCGTTCACCCGGCCCGCGATGATGAAGACCCTGGGCGCGGTCGGGTTCCAGCAGTCGTACACGTACTTCACCTGGCGCAACACCAAGAGTGAATTGACCGAGTACCTCACCGAGCTGTCGGGCGAGTCGGCCGACTTCATGCGGCCGAACCTCTTCGTGAACACCCCGGACATCCTGCACGCGTACCTCCAGAAGGGCGGCCGGCCGGCGTTCGAGGTGCGGGCGGTGCTGGCCGCCACGCTGTCGCCGACCTGGGGCGTCTACGCCGGGTACGAATTGTGCGAGAACGCCCCGCTGCGGGACGGCAGTGAGGAGTATCTTGACTCGGAGAAGTACGAACTGCGGCCCCGAGACTGGGAGTCGGCTGAGCGCTCGGGCGCGTCGATCGCGCCGCTCATCACCACGCTCAACCGGATCCGGCGCCGGCAGCCCGCCCTGCGGCGGCTGCGCGGGCTGCGGTTCCACGACACCGACAACGACGCGGTGCTGGCGTACAGCCGGCACGCCGGTTCGAACACGGTTGTGGTGGTCGCGAACCTCGACCCCCACCACACCCAGGAGGCCACGGTCTCGTTGAACATGCCGGAACTCGGCCTGGACTGGCACGAGACCGTTCCGGTGCGCGACGAGCTCACCGGCGAGACCTATCACTGGGGCAGGGCCAACTACGTGCGCCTCGAGCCGGGCGTCACGCCCGCGCATGTGCTCACCCTGCGACCGTCCCCGCAGACCGGAGGGTCACCCACATCATGA
- the treS gene encoding maltose alpha-D-glucosyltransferase, with product MMINEPVPDTFEDTPAKDRDPDWFKRAVFYEVLVRSFQDSNGDGVGDLKGITAKLDYLQWLGIDCLWLPPFFKSPLRDGGYDVADYTSVLPEFGDLADFVEFVDAAHQRGMRVIIDFVMNHTSDQHPWFQESRSDPDGPYGDYYVWADDDKQYQDARIIFVDTETSNWTFDPVRKQYYWHRFFSHQPDLNYENPAVQEEIISALRFWLDLGIDGFRLDAVPYLYQEEGTNCENLPATHAFLKRVRKEIDAHYPDTVLLAEANQWPEDVVDYFGDFRSGGDECHMAFHFPVMPRIFMAVRRESRHPVSEILAKTPEIPGGCQWGVFLRNHDELTLEMVTDEERDYMYAEYAKDPRMRANIGIRRRLAPLLDNDRKQMELFTALLFALPGSPVLYYGDEIGMGDNIWLGDRDGVRTPMQWTPDRNAGFSSCDPGRLYLPTIMDPVYGYQVTNVEASMASPSSLLHWTRRMIEIRKQNPAFGLGSYTELPSSNPAVLAFLREYGDDLVMCVNNFSRFAQPTELDLRRFNGRRPVELIGGVTFPAIGEWPYLLTLAGHGFYWFRLRKDGSVRAGSAVPAPVSAKRNQQC from the coding sequence ATGATGATCAACGAACCCGTCCCCGACACCTTCGAGGACACCCCCGCCAAGGACCGCGATCCCGACTGGTTCAAGCGGGCGGTGTTCTACGAGGTGCTGGTCAGGTCCTTCCAGGACAGCAACGGCGACGGCGTCGGCGACCTCAAGGGCATCACCGCCAAGCTCGACTATCTGCAGTGGCTGGGCATCGACTGCCTCTGGCTGCCGCCCTTCTTCAAGTCCCCGCTCCGGGACGGCGGATACGACGTCGCGGACTACACGTCCGTGCTGCCGGAGTTCGGCGACCTCGCCGACTTCGTGGAGTTCGTCGACGCCGCCCACCAGCGCGGGATGCGCGTGATCATCGACTTCGTCATGAACCACACCAGCGACCAGCATCCGTGGTTCCAGGAGTCGCGTTCCGATCCGGACGGCCCGTACGGCGACTACTACGTCTGGGCCGACGACGACAAGCAGTACCAGGACGCCCGGATCATCTTCGTCGACACCGAGACGTCCAACTGGACCTTCGACCCGGTCCGCAAGCAGTACTACTGGCACCGCTTCTTCTCGCACCAGCCGGACCTCAACTACGAGAACCCGGCGGTGCAGGAGGAGATCATCTCGGCCCTCCGCTTCTGGCTGGACCTGGGCATCGACGGCTTCCGGCTGGACGCGGTGCCGTACCTGTACCAGGAGGAGGGCACCAACTGCGAGAACCTGCCCGCCACCCACGCCTTCCTCAAGCGGGTCCGCAAGGAGATCGACGCGCACTACCCGGACACGGTGCTGCTCGCCGAGGCGAACCAGTGGCCGGAGGACGTGGTCGACTACTTCGGCGACTTCCGCTCGGGCGGGGACGAGTGCCACATGGCGTTCCACTTCCCCGTGATGCCGCGCATCTTCATGGCCGTACGGCGGGAATCGCGCCATCCGGTCTCGGAGATCCTGGCCAAGACCCCGGAGATCCCGGGGGGCTGTCAATGGGGCGTCTTCCTGCGGAACCACGACGAGCTGACCCTCGAGATGGTCACCGACGAAGAGCGCGACTACATGTACGCGGAGTACGCCAAGGACCCGCGGATGCGGGCCAACATCGGTATCCGCCGCCGGCTCGCGCCGCTCCTGGACAACGACCGCAAGCAGATGGAGCTGTTCACCGCGCTGCTGTTCGCGCTGCCGGGTTCGCCGGTGCTGTACTACGGCGACGAGATCGGCATGGGCGACAACATCTGGCTGGGCGACCGGGACGGGGTGCGCACCCCGATGCAGTGGACGCCGGACCGCAACGCCGGTTTCTCGTCCTGCGACCCGGGCCGGCTGTACCTGCCGACCATCATGGACCCGGTCTACGGCTACCAGGTCACCAACGTCGAGGCGTCGATGGCCTCGCCGTCCTCGCTGCTGCACTGGACGCGGCGGATGATCGAGATCCGCAAGCAGAACCCGGCGTTCGGCCTGGGCTCGTACACGGAGCTGCCCTCGTCGAACCCGGCGGTGCTCGCGTTCCTGCGGGAGTACGGCGACGACCTGGTGATGTGCGTGAACAACTTCTCGCGGTTCGCGCAGCCGACGGAGCTGGATCTGAGGCGGTTCAACGGGCGGCGCCCGGTGGAGCTGATCGGCGGGGTGACCTTCCCGGCGATCGGCGAGTGGCCGTACCTGCTGACCCTGGCGGGCCACGGCTTCTACTGGTTCCGGCTCCGCAAGGACGGTTCGGTGCGGGCGGGGTCGGCGGTACCGGCTCCGGTCTCGGCGAAGCGCAACCAGCAGTGCTGA